The genomic region AGGCCCTGCCTTAATTAAACGCACCCCTGAGTGCCCGCACAACCTCCATCATATCATCAGGCAACGGAACCCGGAACTCAAGCCATTTACCGGTAACAGGGTGACTGAACCCGAGGCGTTCAGCATGAAGCATCTGCCGCGGTATCTTCAGCACCATATTATTAAGCCTCAGGGATGTTTTTTTCCCGTAATCCCTGTCCCCAAGCACCGGATGCCCGAGGGCTGAGAAGTGCACCCTTATCTGATGAGTCCTGCCTGTGGCAAGTTTTGCCTCTATCATTGTTGCCATGCTGTAGCGTTCCAGAACCCTCCAGGATGTCAGGGCAGGCTTGCCCCTCCTGACCCTTGTGGACATCTTTTTTCTGTGCAGGGGTGAGCGGCCGATTTTTAGTTCAATTTCCCCCCTGGCTTCTTTCATGGAACCATAAACAAGGGCAATATAACTCCTCTCAATAGTCCTCTCCTTGAATTGACTTACAAGGCCGAAATATGCCTCATCAGAGAGGGCCACCACTACAAGACCGGATGTGTCCTTGTCAATGCGGTGCACAACGCCGGGCCTCACCGGAGCGCCAACTGTTGC from Nitrospirota bacterium harbors:
- a CDS encoding RluA family pseudouridine synthase → MTEQTFTVSVDDDGQRIDVYLSSKTSLSRSSVQELISSGAVTVNGMAVKPSCRVRMEDRIQVIFPEREPVTLVAEALPLEVIYRDEDIIVVNKPPGMVMYPAAGHSGGTLMNAIAWHADRLATVGAPVRPGVVHRIDKDTSGLVVVALSDEAYFGLVSQFKERTIERSYIALVYGSMKEARGEIELKIGRSPLHRKKMSTRVRRGKPALTSWRVLERYSMATMIEAKLATGRTHQIRVHFSALGHPVLGDRDYGKKTSLRLNNMVLKIPRQMLHAERLGFSHPVTGKWLEFRVPLPDDMMEVVRALRGAFN